The genomic window GTACGGCCGCCCGAGCGTTCACCCGGCGTCTGTATATCAATACGAAGTCTCGTATAGACTTCCAAGGTCCGCGTCCGCGACCCAGGAGCAGCCACCATGGCGACACAACTCGAAGGCCGCCACTTCCTCAAGGAACTCGACTTCACGACCGAGGAGTTCCGAGGGCTGATCGCGCTGGCCGCCGAGCTCAAGGCCGCCAAGCGGGCCGGCGCGGAGATCCAGCGGCTGCGCGGCAAGAACATCGCGCTGATCTTCGAGAAGACCTCGACCCGTACGCGCTGTGCCTTCGAGGTCGCCGCAGCCGACCAGGGCGCCTCGACGACCTACCTCGACCCCACCGGCTCCCAGATGGGGCACAAGGAGTCGATCAAGGACACGGCCCGAGTGCTCGGCCGGATGTTCGACGGCATCGAGTACCGCGGCAACAGCCAGCAGACCGTCGAGGAGCTCGCCGCACACGCCGGGGTCCCCGTCTTCAACGGGCTCACCGACGACTGGCACCCCACCCAGATGCTGGCCGACGCCCTCACGATGACCGAGTACTGCGCCAAGCCGCTGACCGGTACCGCCCTCGCCTACCTCGGCGACGCCCGGTTCAACATGGGCAACTCCTACCTGGTCACCGGCGCGCTGCTCGGCATGGACGTACGGATCGTCGCGCCCAGGGCGTACTGGCCCGCGGACCCGGTCGTCGCCGCCGCCCGCGAGGCGGCCGCGGCGAGCGGGGCGCGGATCACCCTGACCGAGGACGTCGCCGAAGGGGTCGCGGGCGCGGACTTCGTCGCCACCGACGTCTGGGTCTCGATGGGTGAACCCAAAGAAGTCTGGGACGAGCGCATCAAGGCCCTCGTTCCGTACGCGGTGACCATGGAGGTGCTGCGCGCCACCGGCAACCCGGGCGTGAAGTTCCTGCACTGCCTGCCCGCCTTCCACGACCTGGGCACCAGGGTCGGCCGGGAGATGTACGAGCGCCACGGCCTCACCGAGCTGGAGGTCACGGACGAGGTCTTCGAGTCCGCGCACTCGGTCGTCTTCGACCAGGCCGAGAACCGGATGCACACGATCAAGGCGGTGCTGGTGGCGACCATGGGCGGGGGCCTCCTGCCGTCCGCGCCAGGTGAATAGCCGTACGGCAATCCGGGATTCATACGCCTTTGCGCTCGGCATCCCTCCGCACCGGCGGTCCGGGCCCTCGGTTCACTGTCACGGCCGGTCCTGAGGCGTCCGCTGCGCTGGCACACCCCCATCCGGAGCCGCAATCGGAGCCGCATTCGGAGCCGGGGAGGGACCCGGAGCGGGAGCGGCAGCTCCAGGGAGCGTGAACCAGACCGCCTTGCCGTGCTCGGTGGGGCGGTGGCCGCAGGCCGAGCTCAGCGCCCGGATGAGGAGCAGCCCGCGCCCGTGCTCCTGCCAGGGTTCGGGGGCGGGGCCCGGCTGCGGTGCGGACAGATTGCCCGGCGGTGCCGGGTCGTGATCGTGCACCTCGACCTGGCAGCCGGTCTCCAGCACCTCCACGACCAGGTGGATCGGTGCGTCGCCCGCGGTGTGCTCGACCGCGTTGGCGACGAGCTCCGCGGTGAGGAGTTCCGCCGTGTCGCAGTCGGCCACGGCGTCGAGGTCCGCGAGGGCGGTGCGTATCAGGGCACGCGCGAGCGGTACGGCGGCCGACGTGTGCGGCAGCGCCAGTCGCCAGGAGGCGGGTTTCGCGGTCGCCTCGGCGGCGGTGGCGGGGGCTTCACGCAAGGCAGGGGTCCGTTCGGTGCGCTCAGTACCTCTGGTACTGGTTTCAACCAT from Streptomyces sp. FIT100 includes these protein-coding regions:
- the argF gene encoding ornithine carbamoyltransferase, giving the protein MATQLEGRHFLKELDFTTEEFRGLIALAAELKAAKRAGAEIQRLRGKNIALIFEKTSTRTRCAFEVAAADQGASTTYLDPTGSQMGHKESIKDTARVLGRMFDGIEYRGNSQQTVEELAAHAGVPVFNGLTDDWHPTQMLADALTMTEYCAKPLTGTALAYLGDARFNMGNSYLVTGALLGMDVRIVAPRAYWPADPVVAAAREAAAASGARITLTEDVAEGVAGADFVATDVWVSMGEPKEVWDERIKALVPYAVTMEVLRATGNPGVKFLHCLPAFHDLGTRVGREMYERHGLTELEVTDEVFESAHSVVFDQAENRMHTIKAVLVATMGGGLLPSAPGE
- a CDS encoding ATP-binding protein — encoded protein: MREAPATAAEATAKPASWRLALPHTSAAVPLARALIRTALADLDAVADCDTAELLTAELVANAVEHTAGDAPIHLVVEVLETGCQVEVHDHDPAPPGNLSAPQPGPAPEPWQEHGRGLLLIRALSSACGHRPTEHGKAVWFTLPGAAAPAPGPSPAPNAAPIAAPDGGVPAQRTPQDRP